The window TCACCATGATCGTGACGGAAAAGCAGCGCGAGATCGCGATCCTCAAAGCGATGGGCGCGACGCGTAAGGGCATCATGCGTATTTTCATGCTCAATGGTCTGATCATCGGCTGTTCCGGTGCCGCCATCGGCGTCCCGCTGGGGTATACATTTCTGTGGCTGATCCAGACTTTTTGGACCTTCGACCCGACCGTGTACTACATCTCCCGCATTCCGGTCCATGTGCTCGGTTCAGATGTGTTGCTGGTTGCCGGTTCGGCGATTCTGATCAGCTTCGTCGCCACGCTCTATCCGTCACTCCAGGCGGCCAAACTCGATCCGGCGGCGGCCTTGCGCTATGAATAAGAGAGTCGGGGCATTCCGGGCAGTACGATTGAACGTGAACCATTACAGATCGCAGCACCGACATGATTGACGTCGTCGATCTCTACAAATCGTTTCCGATGGGCGGGCGGGAACTCGTCGTGTTGAATAACATCAACCTGCACATCAAACGCGGGGAATTGATCGCGATCATGGGCGCCTCCGGAGCCGGCAAGAGCACCCTGCTGCAAATCCTCGGAACCCTGGATCGCCCGACCAAAGGCACCGTGTCGTTCGACGGCCAGAATCTTTTTACGCTCACCGAGCAAGAGCAGGCGGAATTCCGCAACAAACGTGTCGGGTTCGTGTTTCAATTCCACCATCTGTTGCCGGAATTTTCCGCCCTCGAAAATGCCTGTCTCCCGGCGATGATTCAAAAACGCGATATGGCCGATGTCGTCGGCGAAGCGACGAAACTTCTCGGCGAGGTCGGTCTGGCCGATCGACTCCACCACAAACCGGGCGAACTCTCAGGCGGCGAGCAACAACGTGTCTCCGTCGCGCGCGCCTTGATGCAGCAGCCCGATCTGGTGCTGGCCGATGAACCGACAGGCAACCTTGACTCTCACACCGGCGACGCCCTCTTCACCTTGCTCCGTCAATTGAACCGCTCACGGGGAACTACGTTCGTCATCGTCACCCACAACGACAAGCTCTCATCGCAGGCCGATCGTATCGTCTCCATGCAGGACGGGATGATCGTGTCCTCATAGGCCGATACCATCAGCGATGGCCCGCGCCGGCTCACGCGGCACGGCTGAGTCGTCCGACCTTGATTGGGATTTCTTGACGGCGTCAGCATCTTTTCGTAGACTGACCCATCCTCGCACTGAAGTGGGAGTTCGACCTGGTTTATGAAGACATCGTTCGCACCGTACGTCCGGCTCACGACCCTATGTCTGGCCATCCTCCTGCCTCTTCAGGCGGCGGCAGTGGAATTTGTGTTTGTCGGATCGCGCCAAATGGGCATGGGCGGAGCCGGAGTGGCCACGACATCCGACTCCCTCGCCACCTATTGGAATCCGGCCGGCATGGCGATGAGCAAGAAATTCGATATCCGTTTTCAGGGCAGCGGTCAGGTCGTCGATCGAGGCGACGTGTTCGATTCCCTGAAAGACATCAACAACCTGAATTTGAACGATACGTCGGCCGGCAACATCGCCCGCCTCCAGCAACAGATCGATCGCATCAACCGTCCCGGCACCAACCTCACCGCAGCTGCCTCCGGCGGATTGTACGTCAAAGGCAACTTCGGCGAACATGCACTGGGGTTCAACGTCTCCGACGTCGCCACCGCAGGCGGCTTCCTGCGCGGCCCGGTCGGATTTACGAATAACGGCACCAATCTCAGCGTGAACGGGCAGTTCGCCATGAACGGGCTGGAAGTCCGCCAAGCCGCCCTCTCCTACGCCTACGCCTTCATGGACCGGATGTTTTCGATCGGCGTCACCGGTAAG is drawn from Nitrospira sp. ND1 and contains these coding sequences:
- the traF gene encoding conjugal transfer protein TraF, with the protein product MKTSFAPYVRLTTLCLAILLPLQAAAVEFVFVGSRQMGMGGAGVATTSDSLATYWNPAGMAMSKKFDIRFQGSGQVVDRGDVFDSLKDINNLNLNDTSAGNIARLQQQIDRINRPGTNLTAAASGGLYVKGNFGEHALGFNVSDVATAGGFLRGPVGFTNNGTNLSVNGQFAMNGLEVRQAALSYAYAFMDRMFSIGVTGKVIQGAAYTGSTNIRGASDDVRVFEDIGRAKISTAIGIDVGAMFRPSSWLRMGIVAKDINAPTFDAPNGDKFKLLPQVRTGVAVNPYNSLTLSADVDITKNNTLTPGVYSQVLSLGAEQTILSELLSFRVGAFKNMQDAKTPFIPTAGFGLRILALRIDIAGGYDFRDQAALASGSVALTF
- a CDS encoding ABC transporter ATP-binding protein, with protein sequence MIDVVDLYKSFPMGGRELVVLNNINLHIKRGELIAIMGASGAGKSTLLQILGTLDRPTKGTVSFDGQNLFTLTEQEQAEFRNKRVGFVFQFHHLLPEFSALENACLPAMIQKRDMADVVGEATKLLGEVGLADRLHHKPGELSGGEQQRVSVARALMQQPDLVLADEPTGNLDSHTGDALFTLLRQLNRSRGTTFVIVTHNDKLSSQADRIVSMQDGMIVSS